Part of the Deinococcus fonticola genome, GCCGAACAGATTCTGAAAGTCCTGGGCGAAGGCCAGCCCGCGCGCGCCGGCACGTACGACGGCAAGATTCCCAAGGATTTCGGGCTGATCACCATCAAACCCATCATCTATGTCGCCAACGTCGGTGAGGGCGACCTGCAGGAGGACAACGAGCACGTGAAAGCCGTGCGCGAGTATGCCGCCAGGGAAGGCGCCCCCGTCGTGAAGATCAGCGCCCAGATCGAGGGGGAACTGGCCGAAATGCCTGAGGACGAAGCCCGCGAGTTCCTGCACGACCTGGGCGTTCAGGAAAGCGGTCTGGATCAACTGGTGAAAGTCGGCTACGAGACGCTGGGCCTGATCACCTTCATCACCTCGGGTGAAAAGGAAGTCCGTGCCTGGACGATCCGGAAAGGTGAGACGGCTCCCGAGGCCGCCGGGGAAATTCACAGCGACCTGCAACGCGGTTTCATTCGTGCCGAAGTGATCGAGTGGGACAAGATGGTCGAGGCAGGGGGCTGGGCCGCCGCCAAAAGCAAAGGCTGGGTACGCACCGAGGGCAAGGACTACGTCATGAAGGACGGCGACATCATGAACGTCCTGCACAACATGTAAAAATCTTCGGGAAATCGAGGCATAGCCGGGCTTTTCCAATCTGGAAGGCCCGGTTTTGCTGCTGGCCCTGCAAGACCTCTGAGGGCTGTCACGACCAACAACACAAAAGCCCCGCACTAGGCGGGGCTATTTCTGGTGGGTCGCCCGGGACTCGAACCCGGAACCCGCTGATTAAAAGTCAGCTGCTCTACCAATTGAGCTAACAACCCTGATTTGTTCGTGCTGCACGTTACCGACTGTTTGCCGTTTCGGCAGCGAGGAAGAAGATAGCATTGAAATTCGTAAGAATCAAGCGTCACCCCAACCTGAGGCAGGAACCGCGCAACTGGGGAAAAGTAAGCCGGACTCTCCCGTCTAAATGGGAGGCGGCCCGGCTGGCTGAACGCCCACCTCGCATTTCTGCTTGTGCCCTTCTGTCACGGTTGTTACTTTGAGGTGATTGCATGGGGAGGGGAAAGATGACGCGTCGAGTCAAAATAGGTCTGGCGGCACTGCTGGGGCTGCTCGTCCTTTCGGGGTGCGGGCGTGAAGAAGGGCCGCCTAACTGGCTCAAGGAGCAGGAATTACCGCAGCCACAAGCGGCGGGCAACGACCCCGTGATTTTCGTTCACGGCTGGCATGCAGACGCCACGACCTGGGACGCCATGCTTCAGCATTTTCGTCAGGCAGGATTTCCGGACGCGCAGCTTTTCAACTGGGCGTATGACGTTTCGCAGTCGAATGCCCGGACAGCCGAGCAACTCCGTGAACTGGTCGACCGGGTGCTGCGCCAGACCGGGGCGCAGCGGGTCGACCTCGTGACGCACTCCATGGGCGGCCTCTCCAGCCGGTACTACCTGAAATTCCTGGGCGGGACGGCGAAGGTGGACGCCTGGGTGTCCATAGCCGGGCCGAACCACGGGACATTCATGTCGAATTACTGCGCGTCGGTGGCCTGCGGGGAGATGCGCCTGAATTCCGCGTTCCTGTCAAACCTGAACGCCGGTGATGAGACGCCGGGCAACGTACGTTACGGCACCTGGCGTTCACCGTGTGACGAGGCGATCAACCCGGACAGCAGTGTCCCGCTGACCGGCGCGATGAACGTGCAGACGTCCTGCCTGTCACACAGCGGCCTCCACGACGACGGTCGCGTGTTCGCGCAG contains:
- the ychF gene encoding redox-regulated ATPase YchF: MGLGIGIVGLPNVGKSTLFNAITRAGALAANYPFATIEPNVGRVTVPDERLSGLSKVFTKGERVPPIIPTFVEFVDIAGLVKGASKGEGLGNQFLANIREVDAIAHVVRCFEDGNVVHVAGKVDPLDDIETINTELILADMAGLEKRVQNLQKKAKSNDKEAREQAELAEQILKVLGEGQPARAGTYDGKIPKDFGLITIKPIIYVANVGEGDLQEDNEHVKAVREYAAREGAPVVKISAQIEGELAEMPEDEAREFLHDLGVQESGLDQLVKVGYETLGLITFITSGEKEVRAWTIRKGETAPEAAGEIHSDLQRGFIRAEVIEWDKMVEAGGWAAAKSKGWVRTEGKDYVMKDGDIMNVLHNM
- a CDS encoding esterase/lipase family protein produces the protein MTRRVKIGLAALLGLLVLSGCGREEGPPNWLKEQELPQPQAAGNDPVIFVHGWHADATTWDAMLQHFRQAGFPDAQLFNWAYDVSQSNARTAEQLRELVDRVLRQTGAQRVDLVTHSMGGLSSRYYLKFLGGTAKVDAWVSIAGPNHGTFMSNYCASVACGEMRLNSAFLSNLNAGDETPGNVRYGTWRSPCDEAINPDSSVPLTGAMNVQTSCLSHSGLHDDGRVFAQVLAFITK